In Cucurbita pepo subsp. pepo cultivar mu-cu-16 unplaced genomic scaffold, ASM280686v2 Cp4.1_scaffold000896, whole genome shotgun sequence, a single window of DNA contains:
- the LOC111785995 gene encoding ubiquitin-conjugating enzyme E2 36-like: MSSFILGFFSPDPLSILKLLVHFNVLFTHIFVLNPKYFAGGVFKLELFLPEEYPMAAPKVRFLTKIYHPNIDKLGRICLDILKDKWSPALQIRTVLLSIQALLSAPNPDDPLSENIAKHWKSNEAEAVETGELV; this comes from the exons ATGTCATCTTTCATTTTGGGCTTCTTTTCTCCTGACCCTTTGTCAATTCTAAAGTTGTTAGTCCACTTCAATGTTCTTTTTACGCATATATTTGTCCTGAATCCAAAGTACTTTGCAGGAGGAGTTTTCAAGTTGGAGCTATTTTTACCCGAAGAATATCCTATGGCTGCTCCCAAG GTTCGATTTCTCACAAAGATTTATCACCCGAATATTGATAAG CTTGGGAGGATATGCCTTGATATTCTGAAAGACAAATGGAGTCCAGCTCTACAGATACGAACTGTACTTTTGAG TATTCAAGCTCTTCTGAGTGCTCCAAACCCAGATGATCCACTTTCCGAGAACATTGCCAAACATTGGAAATCGAATGAGGCCGAAGCTGTTGAAACAGGTGAGTTGGTCTAA